Within Labrus bergylta chromosome 18, fLabBer1.1, whole genome shotgun sequence, the genomic segment taattgttggtGAATGCTTCTTCTTGAGTAAATTACTGCATTGTGTTACCATTTTGAGGTTCTTGGCTTTACTATAAGTTCCATTTTATGCTGCTGTATACTTTCACTTTACTACTTCAGAGGGAAATATATTTTGTTCCCCACTTAACCTACCAGACAGTTATTGCTTTGTACAAAAATCTGAATCTACTAATCATTCCTGCAAAACATATCTCCAGTCTAAAAAAGTATGCAGCTTCAAAAGGTAGAAActactattttattttattttactgtttgatTTGCATCAAAACAAATGCCCCTAATGAGCAAACTCACTGAAGTAAACTCAATTCACAATCTGATTGTAATTCTTATTAGCTCTACCGTGATTAGATTCAGCATTGCTTGCACAGAAATTAATCTATAATAATAGTTTTTGTAGAGATAGGCCTACATTTTTCAATAAGTTAATTTTTGCAACATGTTTGCAGGGATTGTTCTAGGGAAATTACAATAATTTAGAGCCAATTCGACCAAATTATGTCGAAATTATGAgttataaaaagtcaaaattacgagtataaagtcgaaattatgagataaaaagtcaaaattacgagtataaagtcgaaattatgagatataaagtcgaaattatgagatacaaagtcgaaattatgagtataaagtcgaaattatgagatatcaAGTCGAAattgtgagataaaaaaaatcgaaattatgagatataaagtcataataacgagataagtcaaaataatgagataaaaagttgaaattatgagactttattattttcatttttattttttttactggcggaaatgggcttccacaGACCAACGCTATTTAGTCCTTACTATATTCGTTAGTCGATTAGATTGCGTTGCTATCTATACCCTTTAAAACTCAACCCAACCGCACAGACATTTTTATGAGGGATTACATGTAAAACTGCTCTTAGGGTATTCCCCACTCCATCTATTTCAGTGCTGTCTGCAAGGACCGCGTCCACAAAATTAAATATGACTCGGACATTTACGTGATGACGTAGTGAATTGCGGCGTACCTTTCTAGGATCAACACAAACGCCGACCGACTCAGAGGGGGGAGAAGGACTATCAGCCGAGAAACCAGCCCCAGCCAGTTCATATCACAAGAAGACATTAGACACATTTAATATCGTGAAAGGCTTATGTCGCTGTAGTTTCCCCGTTAGTGATGTCAACGGAGCTGATAAAAGCAAAGAAGTGCTGATAAGACAACGAGCGGAGAACCCCCGTTACTCGGGTAAGCAGTTTCCAGAAGCTATCAGCTAGGCTAACGAAGAGTagctgctaatgctaacagaCTGGCCATGTTGTTGATGCTCTTTTGTGTGACTTAAAAGTTCGCGATTTAATAACGTGGCCTTTTCATGGTGCACTTTTATCACGAAACCACCGTGTTTATCTTCCACTGTTACATGCAATGAATATGGCATGTGCGCTATGTCTATAATGGTCTATAACAATCACTACCGGctgttgctgtgttgtttgtgtttttagctGTTTGCTAACCTGCCAGCTTTGCTTGCGTCACTTAGCGAGCTGCTGCTGGCCATGGCTGCAAAGATTTGACCTGAACAATGGGTCTCCTGTGCGGCTTTGCGGCGTGAACTTGCAGCAATGTTGGAGGTCTTTAATTATTGTCTATTGTCGTTTAAGCAAGAATTCATTATCTTATAAACCCCCCTGCATATAAGTACATGGCAATGTGAGGTAATGGTTCACCTCGTGTGTTTTGCAAACAGCTTGCACAgaataatgacatttttacGCCCAACATGTCAGCAGACAGCATAAATGAAGAGCATTTTTAAGCCtagaggttggggggggggggggggggggtcaagtGTGCCCTGTAGTCTTGAAAGAGCCAGTGTCACCATGTAACCCAAGAGGGTTGTTGTGAAATGTTACTGAACAGTTCAAAGATATCGTAAACATGTGTCAGACTGAGACACAGAATGGGTTTAGAGCTGTGGGATAATGTTACAGCAGCATGTTCTGTTCCAGTCGACTGCTCCATGTGCACACCTCGTAAATGTTGTTGTGACCATTGTGTGTATTTGGTGTCTTACCTGCTTTGAAATaagtttattttctgctgtttttgtttcagggaTTATCTCTTCGTCCTCTTCTCTGTCAGAACCGGttggaaaaaggaaaactgtaaagaaaaaaagaaaaaatggagAATCTGCACTCCCACTGCCttaaatgcattaacagaagaTGCATGGTAAGAACAGAGGCCGGTATTTGCTGCGACCTCATCGGCTGCCCTCTTGTCTGCGGGGCAGTTTTTCACTCATGCAAACTGGAGGAACATCGTCTGCTCTGTCCGTATGAAAGGCTGCCATGCCTCAACAGCGGGTTCGGCTGCCCGTTCACTATCACAAGGATCAAGATGGCACAGCATCTTGAGACGTGCCCAGCAAGTATAGTATGTTGTACCATGGAGTGGAATCGTTGGCCTGTGAGCTACTCTGACCGCAAGTCCTATGAAAACTTGAGTAAAGACTTTGATGAGGTGGAGCAGCTAGACATGGCTTTGGCCCTGCAGGATCAGAGGATGTTATTAGAGTCCCTGAAGGTTACAACCACTGTGTCAAAGAATGGAGACAAGGAAGCAGATGAAAGTGACAAGATGGCCACGGCATCAAGTCTACCAGAGACAATATTAGGTAATGGAACTGTGGAAATGGAAGACGAGCCCTATAACGAGTTGTATAGGGCCTCAGTGGAGACGAGCAGAAGTTTAGCAGTGGCCTTGGATATTCTCACTAGTTCCAAAGATATTGGTGTTATAGTTGGAAATCTAAATGGGGAAAAGAATGGAGCACTCCATAATGGGGAAAACGGTGCTAGTCATAATGTTTATGTCGCTGAAGGTGTGAAAAATGTAGATATGCAGGAGAGCGACTCTGATTCAGAGTGTGAGCTTGGAGCAGTAGGTGGAGTGGACTGCGCTGTGGGaacagatggaggagaagacGGAATTGGATGGGTCGAAGAAAATGATTTTGTGGAGTTGTTttttgaagagaaggaagaaagtATCAAAGAGCCAATAAATGACTCTAACCGTGTCTGGCCAGAGATGCCTCAGGATTACATGCCTGTGATAGCACTGGAACCTCCTGTGCCTCAGCAAGCACCACTTTCACCTCCGATGCCATTCCTGCTGTCTGAACATGTGAGAAACAACTTCTTGCAACACTTACCTTCTGAACTCAGGTACAGGTGTTTGGAGCGTAAACTACAGAATGTAGAAGTGCTCAGAGGAATAAGTATGTTTACATTTAACGGACGCCGAGCTCTGCTGTCAGACCCTTACCTATttcgagcaaagatggaggacaaGGCAGTTGACACATCTGACCTGGAAGTAGCAGATGACCCGATGGGCCTTCATGGCATTGATCTCATCACTGCAGCTTTGCTCTTTTGCCTCGGGGACTCTCCAGGAGGCAGGGGAATCTCAGACAGCAGGTTTGTTGACGGCTACCACATTGATTTTGGTACTCAGACATTCTCCTTCCCTTCAGCCATTCTCGCAACAAACACCATGGTGGGAGATATCGCCTCAGCTTCGGCCTGTGATCACGCCAGTCCACAGCTCTCTAACCCAAGCCCCTTCCACACTCTCAGGCTCGATCTGGTGCTCGAATGTGTGGCACGATACCAAACAAAGCAGCGCTCCATGTTCACATTTGTGTGCGGGCAGCTGTTCCGGCGTGACGAGTTTTCGTCacatttcaaaaatgttcaCGGGGATATTCACGCTGGACTCAATGGCTGGATGGAGCAACGCTGCCCCTTGGCCTACTACGGCTGCACCTACTCCCAAAGACGGTTCTGCCCATCTGTTCAGGGTTTCAGAATCATCCATGACAGGCACCTCGGCTCGTTTGGGGTTCAGCCTGGTTTGCCCTTAAATACCGGGGACGGACGCCAAAGAAACGCCAGCCACTTCCGGTCTCAGTGCGACCAATTCAGCAGTCTTCCATTCGAGGTGTTACAACATGTAGCAAGCTTCCTGGACAGCTTTAGCTTGTGCCAACTGTCCAGAGTGTCACGTACCATGAGGGATGTGTGTGCTAGTCTCCTCCAGATGCGGGGCATGGTTGTCCTGCTGTGGGATAAGAAAAGACGAGCGGATGGCTCTACATCATGGCAGATCACTGACAAGGTTAGTcgtttttttgctttaaattttatttcaaAACCCAGTAAAACATATTTACCTGGTGCAACCATATTACTGCAGTACACTGTTTCAATACAGTTGGCTgatcttcatttattttctgttcaggTTTGGCGATTCAGCACAGCGTTCGGTACAGTGAATGAGTGGAAGTTTGCCAACATAGCCAGCATGGCGGACCATCTCAAGAAGTGCAAGTTCAACACAATCTCTCGCCGTGAAGAGGCGATCCCCCTGCCATGCATGTGCTTCACCAGAGAGCTCACAAAAGAGGGAAGGTGTTTACGCTCAGTCCTCAAACCAGTAGCATAAgtgacatttaaagatgaaGTCATCTTGTGGATATTTTTGAGACCACTAGAACTCAAAAACCGAGTATTTTCCTCTCCAGTGTTTACAGACTTTAGTCTCTTCCATCacataagagaaaaaaaaacccggatcacaaactttaaactgttGGTTAATCTTTGTCTCACCTTTAAATACGCCGCACACCTATAACAAGAACAGCCAGTAGTCGGACATGTCTTTTTCAGTGGACGTGGATGTGCTGCGATCGCACATCGGGGCTGAAAACTAGCAAATCAAATCGTTAGCCTTGTATCTTCCACTCTGATGGACTCATAATACCAGTGTACTGAAGTTGTACTATTCTACTCTGACTTTATGTAAATAATCAGATGTTTTGATGtagaattttatatttttatatcaaaATGACAGTACTGTGCTACGATGGAGGTAAGAGTAGAGCCTTAACTTATGAAAAACTTGATTTTCTAGTCACGAGGTTGTCCAGAAGATCTCACTGAGATTTAGTGTAAAGCCTCCAGCTGGAACGGTTTACTGGTATCTTGTTTTATATCTTATCCTGATACCAAGAATGACCATGTGTGCTCTGCTTAGAGCTCCTAGACTTTATGGCTTTGTTGCTACATTTTGAGACTGACCAAACACCTGTGGTAGCCCCGCACAATGAATGCCAATTATCAAGATGATCATACTGTATTCACTGTGGGTGTTGAGTTGTGTACACCAGCGTAAGCATATGACCATCATCATGTTTGGTGTCCTGTTGTATTGTGTTAGTGGTTTGGCAAAATCACAGTATTATCTAAGGTGGTCCATCTTCATGACTAATGGGCAGGCATGTTAGTCAAATGACAAATAACACTATTCACCAGCCAAAAGGCAAAACATTTTAAGCTGTGGTTTGTCTGATCTACCAGCTATTGTTACAAGTAACCAGCAGTTTGTAGGTTGTTTTCTAGTAAAAATGTAGCAAGTAAAATGATGAATGTAATCAGTTAATAAGAATCCATCAGTGATTGTGGTTGGCAAGGAAACAGTGAAAGCTTGATTTGCTTAAGAGTCGTTCCAATTACTAGTATTGGAAACACCTCGTATCCTGATTAAGATTAGGTAACTGGCATCGTAAGATATCAGTCAGTGAACCACTCTAAAGGTTGTCCAAAACGACAGCAATAATACTTATCACGGCTGCTACTAGTAACCACTGTTTCAGAGTGGCAACATAGAAGTGGTTTCCTTcaatttatcatgtgatgatgGCAAAGAGCAGAagtacagagagaaaaatatcaggattcagtgtttttattgtaaaacattttaatattcctcaacaatgaaaataaactcagttaagatatttaaaatgggcaaaaactgaaatcaaaCGGTTTCATATTCGAAAGGAGGGTTTCTCAAACACACGATTCAGTCAGGTTGAGCTATGACCGAGCTGCTGCTAACGTTGGCTTAGAGGTAAAGATTCCTCCAGTGTACTGAGACCAtataacaataaaagaaaattgTATCATTTCCCTAATGGGCTAGTAGAAAATTActattaaatataaaattaaaatattattttccaaGCACAGCTACTGGACGGGTACATCGTCTCTGCGAATCCTCATCGAGGAGGACAATATGATATCAGGACATTTCTAGTTACCCTCCAGTCTAAGATTTCATAAAAACCTGCAGGCCAGGTGTAAAGAAAATAAGACTGGATATCCCTTTCTTTCCAAAAAACTGAGCATTACATATGTTCAAATTCATtatcagtgttgtgtgttttttggcacTACATGCCCACTGCGTTCCAATTTTTGGAGTCTCAGGGTTGTAGCATGAAGCTTTGTCTGGCAGGAGATTGTGTGTTGTTGACGCAAGAACTTGTCAGCGTCTTGATAATTACGGGGTCTTAGAACTGACCGGTGTACCACTCAGTATTATAATTATGTAacagtgtgtgttgcagtgcTGGACTTACAAAtaacatgtttcatgtttgttttccatcagtgaTGATCCCTCAGGCAGTCAGGAGAAAAGCTGTTTGATTATTGCTCTTGAGTGATCCGATGTTTTTCCAATCAAACATTCAATTTGggtgaagaaataaaaacacaacactttttAGTCCATTTGGATGTGACAATAGCTTCAAATGTTTTGcaatgttttaatgaaatgggttttttttaaaaggttacaGAAAAGTAACTGATAACttgtaagaaaaaaaggggaCATCCCTCCAagtaaactgtgtgttttttgttgtttttatatttttgaagtACAAGTGATGTTGGAACTAAGCTGTCTTTACTGAAGTCTCCAATCCATGTTTGGTtgatatgtgtttttgttttttttgtactttgatTTTTAAAGCTAAAGAATCGGCCTCTGTATTGTCAGGATTTGTGTTTGAATTATTGATTTGCACATGAAGGCATGTACTGTAAAAGTTGAAATCATAACACTGAGGGCTTTTGTTTGCTCAAGTAGCGGGAAtttgcccccccacccccattgTTTTGCATGTGAGTTTaatatctttgaaaaaaaagaaaaacaactatcAGATGCAGGTTCATGCAGTTTATTCCTCAGGCACAGTGCATCAGTGTAGTTTCATCATCAGTTTActgttacaataaaaaaaaagtattgataTTCAGCCAGATCTGATCACACGCTCTTATTGCTGGGTCTAATGTAGATTtgagagaatgacatgcagataTTCTCTCTTTTGAGGGTCATTCTACATTAAGACAAATCTTGTGGGTTTTAAATCATGTCATTTTTACAAGCCCTTGGATTGAATCGACTTTCATTAgc encodes:
- the fbxo30a gene encoding F-box only protein 30a, whose amino-acid sequence is MENLHSHCLKCINRRCMVRTEAGICCDLIGCPLVCGAVFHSCKLEEHRLLCPYERLPCLNSGFGCPFTITRIKMAQHLETCPASIVCCTMEWNRWPVSYSDRKSYENLSKDFDEVEQLDMALALQDQRMLLESLKVTTTVSKNGDKEADESDKMATASSLPETILGNGTVEMEDEPYNELYRASVETSRSLAVALDILTSSKDIGVIVGNLNGEKNGALHNGENGASHNVYVAEGVKNVDMQESDSDSECELGAVGGVDCAVGTDGGEDGIGWVEENDFVELFFEEKEESIKEPINDSNRVWPEMPQDYMPVIALEPPVPQQAPLSPPMPFLLSEHVRNNFLQHLPSELRYRCLERKLQNVEVLRGISMFTFNGRRALLSDPYLFRAKMEDKAVDTSDLEVADDPMGLHGIDLITAALLFCLGDSPGGRGISDSRFVDGYHIDFGTQTFSFPSAILATNTMVGDIASASACDHASPQLSNPSPFHTLRLDLVLECVARYQTKQRSMFTFVCGQLFRRDEFSSHFKNVHGDIHAGLNGWMEQRCPLAYYGCTYSQRRFCPSVQGFRIIHDRHLGSFGVQPGLPLNTGDGRQRNASHFRSQCDQFSSLPFEVLQHVASFLDSFSLCQLSRVSRTMRDVCASLLQMRGMVVLLWDKKRRADGSTSWQITDKVWRFSTAFGTVNEWKFANIASMADHLKKCKFNTISRREEAIPLPCMCFTRELTKEGRCLRSVLKPVA